Proteins from one Sylvia atricapilla isolate bSylAtr1 chromosome 1, bSylAtr1.pri, whole genome shotgun sequence genomic window:
- the TYMS gene encoding thymidylate synthase produces the protein MPADGELLTAAAAHPEPGEQQYLQQVRHILQHGHRREDRTGTGTISVFGMQARYSLRGQFPLLTTKRVFWKGVLEELLWFIKGSTNAKELSAKGVKIWDANGSREFLDKQGFSTREEGDLGPVYGFQWRHFGAEYKDMHTDYSNQGVDQLEKVIETIKTNPDDRRIIMCAWNPKDISLMALPPCHALCQFYVLNGELSCQLYQRSGDMGLGVPFNIASYSLLTYMIAHVTGLKPGEFIHTLGDAHIYLNHVEPLKVQLQREPRPFPKLRILREIKDISDFKAEDFQIEDYNPHPPIKMEMAV, from the exons ATGCCCGCCGACGGGGAGCTGCTGACCGCCGCCGCGGCCCACCCGGAGCCCGGCGAGCAGCAGTACCTGCAGCAGGTGCGGCACATCCTGCAGCACGGACACCGGCGGGAGGATcgcaccggcaccggcaccaTCTCCGTGTTCGGCATGCAGGCGCGGTACAGCCTGAGAG GTCAGTTTCCACTGCTCACAACGAAGAGAGTGTTCTGGAAGGGAGTGCTGGAGGAGTTGCTGTGGTTCATCAAG GGTTCTACTAATGCCAAAGAGCTCTCTGCAAAAGGTGTGAAGATTTGGGATGCTAATGGGTCACGTGAGTTCCTGGATAAGCAGGGTTTCAGCACCAGAGAGGAGGGTGATTTGGGACCAGTGTATGGTTTCCAGTGGAGGCATTTTGGAGCAGAGTACAAAGATATGCACACAG attaCTCCAACCAAGGAGTTGATCAGTTGGAAAAAGTGATTGAAACAATCAAAACCAATCCAGATGACAGAAGAATCATTATGTGTGCTTGGAATCCCAAAG ATATTTCCCTGATGGCTTTGCCTCCATGCCATGCCCTTTGCCAGTTCTATGTTCTAAATGGTGAATTGTCTTGCCAACTCTATCAGAGGTCTGGAGACATGGGACTAGGAGTGCCTTTCAATATTGCCAGCTATTCACTGCTCACATACATGATTGCCCATGTCACAGGGCTGAAG cctggagagttCATACACACCTTAGGGGATGCTCACATATATCTGAACCATGTGGAACCTCTAAAAGTCCAG cttcagaGGGAGCCAAGACCTTTCCCCAAACTCAGAATTCTTCGTGAGATTAAAGACATCAGCGACTTCAAGGCAGAAGACTTCCAGATTGAAGATTATAATCCTCATCCACCTATTAAAATGGAGATGGCTGTCTAA